The proteins below come from a single Rhizobium sp. BT04 genomic window:
- a CDS encoding ABC transporter permease: MTLANEQNGAATRSDERLKKVSGLTALLRRPELGAVAGLVLVTIFFFFTANPAMFTLAGVINFMAPAAQLGILAIGAALLMIGGEFDLSIGSMVAFAGLVFGTALVVLHLPLSVAILVALAFAAVIGVTNAQITMRTGLPSFIVTLAFLFILRGLTLVGLKWASGGATQLRGMKEAAAGSPLAPFFSGDAFIGLFSWLAGHGIIETFPNGTPKVPGIPVEILWFFGIAVLATWVLLRTRFGNWIFAAGGDPRAARKSGVPVARVKTTLFVITALCATLVAILTVLDAGSTDARRGFQKEFEAIIAAVIGGCLLTGGYGSAIGAFFGSIVFGMVLIGLTYTSIDQDWYLVFLGGMLLIAVIFNNVIRKRVTGER; the protein is encoded by the coding sequence ATGACGCTCGCCAATGAACAGAATGGGGCTGCCACCCGATCCGATGAGCGGCTGAAAAAGGTTTCGGGTTTGACCGCGCTGCTGCGGCGGCCGGAACTCGGCGCCGTCGCCGGTCTGGTGCTCGTCACCATCTTCTTTTTCTTCACCGCCAATCCCGCCATGTTCACGCTGGCCGGCGTGATCAATTTCATGGCGCCGGCCGCGCAGCTCGGCATTCTGGCGATCGGCGCGGCATTGTTGATGATCGGCGGCGAATTCGATCTGTCGATCGGCTCGATGGTGGCTTTTGCCGGATTGGTCTTCGGCACCGCCCTCGTCGTTCTGCACCTGCCGCTCAGCGTGGCGATCCTCGTTGCGCTGGCCTTCGCCGCCGTGATCGGCGTGACCAACGCCCAGATCACCATGCGTACCGGCCTTCCCTCCTTCATCGTCACGCTTGCCTTCCTGTTCATCCTGCGCGGCCTGACGCTCGTCGGCCTGAAATGGGCAAGCGGCGGCGCCACGCAGCTGCGTGGCATGAAGGAAGCCGCAGCCGGCAGCCCGCTCGCGCCATTCTTCTCGGGCGACGCCTTTATCGGCCTGTTCTCATGGCTCGCCGGGCACGGGATCATCGAGACCTTCCCGAACGGCACGCCGAAAGTGCCGGGAATTCCGGTCGAGATCCTGTGGTTCTTCGGCATCGCCGTTCTCGCCACCTGGGTCCTGCTCAGAACCCGCTTCGGAAACTGGATCTTCGCAGCCGGCGGCGATCCGCGCGCTGCCAGAAAATCGGGCGTCCCGGTTGCCCGCGTCAAGACCACGCTTTTCGTGATCACTGCCCTCTGCGCCACGCTGGTCGCCATCCTGACCGTGCTTGACGCAGGCTCGACGGATGCGCGCCGCGGTTTCCAGAAGGAATTCGAAGCCATCATCGCCGCCGTCATCGGCGGATGCCTGCTGACAGGCGGCTACGGCTCGGCCATCGGCGCATTCTTCGGTTCGATCGTCTTCGGCATGGTGCTGATCGGCCTGACCTACACCTCGATCGACCAGGATTGGTACCTCGTCTTCCTCGGCGGCATGCT
- a CDS encoding sugar ABC transporter substrate-binding protein has translation MTSILKKLAFGALALGVATTAAVGAKAQEPTIIAVTHGQASDPFWSIVKNGMMQAAKDSNVKVDYRAPETFDMVAMAQLIEAAVNQSPAGIVISNPDPDALGSAIEKAVAAGIPVISMNSGISAAEKLGIKLHVGQDELPAGVKVGAKLKSLGLKHVLCVNQEVGNAALDQRCAGTEKGFEGGTVTVLPTTADPAEIEAKIQAALTSDPSIDVVLGLSAPLVGERAVAVVEKMGNGDKVKVASYDLSAGFLQAVADGKALFAVDQQPYLQGYLPVTFLALNARYGTIPAGNVPSGPSFVEKDAAASVIEKSSQGIR, from the coding sequence ATGACATCTATTTTGAAGAAGCTCGCATTCGGCGCCCTCGCCCTTGGCGTTGCGACCACGGCGGCTGTCGGAGCCAAGGCCCAGGAGCCGACGATCATCGCCGTCACCCACGGCCAGGCGTCCGATCCGTTCTGGTCGATCGTCAAGAACGGCATGATGCAGGCGGCCAAGGACAGCAACGTCAAAGTCGACTATCGCGCCCCGGAGACTTTCGACATGGTGGCGATGGCGCAGTTGATCGAAGCCGCCGTCAACCAGAGCCCTGCCGGCATCGTCATCTCGAACCCCGATCCCGATGCGCTCGGTTCGGCGATCGAAAAGGCCGTTGCCGCCGGCATCCCGGTCATCTCGATGAACTCCGGCATTTCCGCGGCCGAAAAACTCGGCATCAAGCTGCATGTCGGCCAGGACGAACTGCCGGCCGGCGTCAAGGTCGGCGCCAAGCTCAAATCGCTCGGCCTGAAGCACGTCCTCTGCGTCAACCAGGAAGTTGGCAACGCGGCGCTCGATCAGCGTTGCGCCGGCACCGAGAAGGGCTTTGAGGGCGGCACGGTCACCGTTTTGCCGACCACGGCCGATCCGGCCGAAATTGAAGCGAAGATCCAGGCGGCTCTGACCTCCGATCCGTCCATCGATGTCGTTCTCGGCCTGTCGGCTCCGCTCGTCGGCGAGCGTGCGGTCGCCGTCGTCGAGAAGATGGGCAATGGCGACAAGGTCAAGGTCGCATCCTACGATCTTTCGGCCGGCTTCCTGCAGGCTGTCGCCGACGGCAAGGCATTGTTCGCGGTGGACCAGCAGCCATACCTCCAGGGCTACCTCCCCGTGACTTTCCTCGCGCTCAACGCTCGATATGGCACGATCCCGGCAGGCAACGTCCCCTCCGGCCCGAGCTTCGTCGAGAAGGATGCGGCCGCATCGGTCATCGAGAAATCCTCCCAGGGCATCCGCTGA